From the genome of Vicia villosa cultivar HV-30 ecotype Madison, WI linkage group LG2, Vvil1.0, whole genome shotgun sequence, one region includes:
- the LOC131651166 gene encoding uncharacterized protein LOC131651166 — protein MESERLRWLRKNQSKLRVGKYDHLADARTNGHTRGAAAGERVVLPSSYVGSRRFMDQLYFDGMAICSYVGFPDLFITFTCNPNWPEIQRVLSSANLKASDRPDLITRIFKLKFDSLLSDLTKKSIMGKVLAYMYTIEFQKRGLPHAHILIFLHPSSKYPTPADIDRIISAEIPNKDTDKELYKLVKSHMIHGPCGNAFPNSTCMKEGKCSKYFPKEFRRDTIVDQDGYPVYRRRDNGHTVSKNGIEIDNRFVVPYNSKLLLKYRAHINMEWCNQSTSVKYLFKYINKGYDRITAAIFMNEDGSVSQHEAVDEIKQYIDCRYVSPSEAAWRIYGFSIHGRKPAVERLHFHGEGQNSVFYTDVSPITKVLDKPSVTESMFTSWFEANKKYDEARQLTYSNFVSKFVYVKKKREWKPRQKGYTIGRLIWVPPTNGELYYLRMMLTHVKGPKSYDEIKTVNNVKYDTFCDACFAMGFIGDDREFISAITEAFHWGSGHYLRLLFVHMLLSSSINRPKHVWSKTQDLLSDGILYSQQRIANNRGLRLTNQEILNLTLIEIEKLLRRSRKSLSDFPGMPKPHGYIIEELGNNLIYEERNYDPAGQLQEFNTLYNNLTGVNSS, from the exons ATGGAATCTGAGAGACTTCGATGGTTAAGAAAGAATCAGTCAAAACTACGAGTAGGGAAGTATGATCATCTTGCAGATGCTAGGACAAATGGACATACACGTGGTGCAGCTGCAGGGGAAAGAGTTGTCCTACCTTCGTCGTATGTTGGAAGCCGTAGATTTATGGATCAGTTATACTTCGATGGCATGGCAATTTGTAGTTATGTTGGATTTCCTGATTTGTTTATTACATTCACATGTAATCCCAATTGGCCGGAAATACAGCGCGTATTAAGTTCTGCAAATCTGAAAGCGTCCGATCGTCCGGATCTCATAACAAGAATCTTCAAATTGAAATTTGATTCGTTGCTGTCCGATTTGACTAAAAAGAGTATCATGGGAAAGGTTCTTGCGT ATATGTACACAATTGAGTTCCAAAAAAGAGGTCTGCCCCATGCGCACATATTAATTTTCCTTCATCCATCGAGCAAGTATCCAACACCCGCTGACATTGATCGTATCATATCAGCAGAAATACCAAACAAAGACACTGACAAAGAGTTATATAAATTGGTCAAATCTCACATGATACACGGACCTTGCGGAAATGCTTTTCCTAATTCTACGTGTATGAAGGAAGGAAAATGTTCTAAATACTTCCCTAAAGAATTCAGACGTGATACGATCGTTGATCAAGATGGATATCCGGTTTATAGACGAAGGGACAACGGACACACAGTTTCTAAGAATGGAATTGAGATTGATAACAGATTTGTTGTTCCTTACAATTCAAAGTTATTGTTGAAGTACAGAGCTCATATTAATATGGAATGGTGCAATCAAAGCACATCTgtcaaatatttgtttaaatacaTCAACAAAGGATACGACAGAATAACTGCTGCAATTTTCATGAATGAAGATGGATCTGTTTCGCAACATGAAGCCGTTGATGAAATAAAGCAGTATATTGACTGTAGGTACGTTTCTCCAAGTGAAGCTGCTTGGAGAATTTATGGTTTTTCCATTCATGGAAGAAAACCAGCTGTAGAAAGACTTCACTTTCATGGTGAGGGGCAAAATTCTGTTTTTTATACTGATGTCAGTCCTATTACCAAAGTCCTTGATAAACCGAGCGTTACTGAGTCGATGTTTACTTCTTGGTTTGAAGCAAACAAGAAATACGACGAAGCGCGCCAACTAACGTATAGcaattttgtttcaaagtttGTATACGTTAAGAAAAAGAGAGAGTGGAAACCCAGACAAAAGGGATACACAATTGGAAGACTAATTTGGGTTCCTCCAACTAATGGGGAGTTGTACTATCTAAGGATGATGCTAACACATGTCAAAGGACCGAAAAGCTATGATGAAATAAAGACAGTAAACAATGTTAAGTACGATACTTTCTGTGATGCATGTTTTGCTATGGGATTTATTGGGGATGATCGAGAATTCATATCTGCAATAACAGAAGCATTTCATTGGGGTTCTGGACATTATTTGAGATTACTTTTTGTTCACATGTTATTGTCAAGTAGCATTAATAGGCCTAAGCATGTATGGAGTAAAACTCAAGATCTGTTATCTGATGGAATTCTGTATTCTCAGCAAAGGATTGCAAACAACAGAG GTCTGCGACTAACAAATCAAGAAATTCTCAATCTGacgttgattgaaattgaaaaactTCTTCGACGCAGTAGAAAGAGTTTAAGTGATTTTCCTGGAATGCCAAAACCACATGGTTACATAATTGAGGAGCttggaaataatttaatttacgaAGAGAGAAACTACGATCCTGCTGGACAACTTCAAGAGTTTAATACGTTGTATAATAACCTCACAGGTGTAAATAGTAGTTAA